The following nucleotide sequence is from bacterium.
AATTTTTCCTTTTTATGGCAGACAATATATGTATTACATTCTCTATCCAAAAATACCATGAGAAGCTGATTATCTGTGGAATAGTTGCATTTTTTTTCATAAAGGTAATCCTGTTTCTGGATTTAAGAAACGCTCCAAAGGGATTTTCAGAGCCTCCGCTTGTTCTTGCTACTTTATGCCACAGTTTTGCTCTTGGCGCAACTATGCATTTAAATTCAGCTTTTATCGCTTTTGTACAGTAGTCTATGTCTTCCTGATAGTAAAAATAACTTTCATCCATTAATCCAATCTTGCTAATAACATTTCTATGTATAAGTAATGCGCAACCACTTATGAAGTCGGAATCACATATCTCATTATATTGTCCATAATCTTGCCTCATTCCTCCGATATGTGATGTCACCCCCGTTTTCCAGTCCATTTTGCCTTTTGCAAACCACAATGTGTTTTTCTTATCATAATAATACATTTTAGGACCTACAATGCCTATTGTTAAATTAATTTTCATAGGTTTTATTAACTCGCTTAACATATCAGTTGCAACTTTGGTATCGTTATTCAGGAGCAAAACACTATCAAAACCCGCCTTCATAGCATGCATTATAGCTATATTGTTAGCCTCAGCAAATCCCAGGTTAGCTTTATTCTTCAATAGAATTACCCATGGATAATTTTCCTTAAAATAATCCTGAGAACCATCTGTAGAAGCATTATCAACAATACAGACCTTATAATTATCGTATGTTTGTGCTTTTATAGATTCAAGACATTCAATAGTATCTTCTTTGCCATTATGATTCAGAATTATAATTAAAACACTTGGCTCTTTAGAGTTAGAATTTTCCATGAGTATATTTCTCTTTATTATAATTTTATTCTCAAGGCTGCTATCTATGATTTTCTGCATGACAAAATTATCAAGCTGTAGCTCATTTCTCACTCCTTCTTTCATAAGCTTCTTATATACAAAAACGAATTTTTCGAAGATCACTTCTTCCACCAAATTTTCTTTAACAAATTTTCTTGCATTTTCCCTAATAACCTCTATTCTATGTTTGTCCTCTAGAAGCTTCATTATCTCAGAGGCAATTGCTTCCGGAGTATTTTCTTTTACAATGATTCCTGTTTTGCCATTCTGAATAAGTTCTTCAGCGCCCTTACAGCGCGTAGAAACAACTACTGGGCCCATTATCATCGCTTCTCCAACAACATGAGGACATGATTCAAGCCTGCTTCCTAATATTTTTATTTGAGCATACTTAAGATATTGTGCAACCTCATGGTGTTTCACATGCCCCATAAATTCAACATTTTCTTCAATCCCAAGTTCCCTGCAGCGTTTTTTTAGAGAATGAAGCAGAGGCCCTTCCCCAAGGAATTTATGTTTTATATCAATCCCCTTCTTTCTTAGGATGCCGATTGCTTCCAAAACAATATCTGCTCCACCTATAGGATACAGGTCTTTTACTGTTATTGTATAATTCTCTTTTCCACAATATGCCTCTGAAAGAAAGGAATTCTTATCTACCTCTGTCCATATTACGCCATCAATTCTAAGCCCTTTCCTAGTTAATTCCTCTTTAAGACAATAACTGTTAGCAATTGTGGTGTATCGTCTATTTATCATTCTTTGCAGGTCAAGGAATTTGGCTGGAATATAATCCCACCCATCTCTTCCTACAAATACCTGTATTACTTTTTTCTTTCTCAATCTATGCCATGCAAGTATCAAAGCTGTATTCCACAAACTCCAACCATGTATCTCTATTATGTCACGGTCTCTTGCAAACTTTAAGATTTCCCTGTACAGCACAATAATATCCAAAACTTTGTACAAAAATCCTAACTTGTTTCTTCTAAAGAAAGGAGTTATTCTCTTTATATTTGGATGCCTGTACATCTGAGGTATTTCTTCTGTTGACATCTTCGGAGAGAACCCAATCATCTTTACATCAATGCCCTTCTCTAATAGCCACTTAAACTTGGTCCAGTTAGAGATAGCCATTCCTACATCATCTGGAACCAATACAGGAGAGATAATACCTATTTTGAACAAGGGGTTTACTTTTGACATTAGGATTTTGTTATTTGGCATTTAACTTACCATATTCTGTATACAGCTTTTCTACTATCTTTGGCCAGTCATAATTACGTGCATTTTCAATCCCATTCTTGCTAAATTGCTCTCTTTTTCTGCTGTTTGAGAGAAGCTCAATTACTGCTTCTGAAAATGCCTTTGTATCTTTGGTTTTTACAAGAATACCAGTTTCGTTGTCTATAACAACT
It contains:
- a CDS encoding glycosyltransferase, which codes for MSKVNPLFKIGIISPVLVPDDVGMAISNWTKFKWLLEKGIDVKMIGFSPKMSTEEIPQMYRHPNIKRITPFFRRNKLGFLYKVLDIIVLYREILKFARDRDIIEIHGWSLWNTALILAWHRLRKKKVIQVFVGRDGWDYIPAKFLDLQRMINRRYTTIANSYCLKEELTRKGLRIDGVIWTEVDKNSFLSEAYCGKENYTITVKDLYPIGGADIVLEAIGILRKKGIDIKHKFLGEGPLLHSLKKRCRELGIEENVEFMGHVKHHEVAQYLKYAQIKILGSRLESCPHVVGEAMIMGPVVVSTRCKGAEELIQNGKTGIIVKENTPEAIASEIMKLLEDKHRIEVIRENARKFVKENLVEEVIFEKFVFVYKKLMKEGVRNELQLDNFVMQKIIDSSLENKIIIKRNILMENSNSKEPSVLIIILNHNGKEDTIECLESIKAQTYDNYKVCIVDNASTDGSQDYFKENYPWVILLKNKANLGFAEANNIAIMHAMKAGFDSVLLLNNDTKVATDMLSELIKPMKINLTIGIVGPKMYYYDKKNTLWFAKGKMDWKTGVTSHIGGMRQDYGQYNEICDSDFISGCALLIHRNVISKIGLMDESYFYYQEDIDYCTKAIKAEFKCIVAPRAKLWHKVARTSGGSENPFGAFLKSRNRITFMKKNATIPQIISFSWYFWIENVIHILSAIKRKNFKIIMPRIKGIIAGILA